A region of the Candidatus Dependentiae bacterium genome:
TGGTGCATTAACAAATGATGCAATTGATTATATATATAAAAAAGGTATTTTTGTGATTCCTGATATATTATGCAATGCCGGTGGTGTTGTCGCTTCATATTTTGAATGGGTGCAGTGTAAGCAATCTTTTTTTTGGCATGAAGAAGAAGTTGAGCGATTATTTCTTGAGAAAATGAGGTCAGCTTTTGATAGAGTATCTCAGGTTTCTTTAGATTATGATATTGATATGAAAAATGCAGCAGTGATTGATGCTGTTTTGCACATTGCGTCATCAATGAAAGAGCGTGGTCTGTTTTTTTAATATATGCTTATATATAGATATATTTTAGTATTACCTATAAGGTATTACAGGCTTATTCCATTAATGTGTAATTACTGAAAAAAGGTACCAAAAATACATTTGCAAATACGTATACATTGTGTGTAAATAAGGTTTATATGTATTGGCAACCAATGTATCACAAGAATTATAAGCCGGTTGGCAATTCTATAAACTCTGTTTCGATGTTAAATGTATCATGTAGATGTTGCGCTAAAGCTTTTAATCCTACTGTTTCTGTTGCATAATGTCCGGCAAAAATAACATTTATCTGTGCATCTTTAGCTGTTTGGAAAATATCAGCTGAATCACCGGTGATATAAAGATCAACATTCTCTTTTAAACTTTCCCAAAAGCCACCATAACCACCACCGCCGGAAATAACACTTATAGTTTCAATGTCAGGATTTCCAAAAGGAACAACAATGCATTCAGTTTGCAGTTGATTGTTTAATCTGTTTGCAATGTCAGCAAGTTTTATTTTGTTTTTTGTTTTGCCAATCCAGCCGATATTGCCACCTTTTTTTGTATAAAAAGGGCGATTGATTTCAGCATCTAAAAGCTTGAGGAGCTGTGCGTTGTTGCCAACTTCTTTGTGGCGATCAAGGGGTAAATGTGCAGCATATAATGAAATATTATTATCGAGCAGCTTTTGAATACGTTTTTTATTCCATGAAGTTATTGATGGATTGGTAAATTCCCAAAATTGTCCATGATGAACAA
Encoded here:
- a CDS encoding Nif3-like dinuclear metal center hexameric protein — protein: MHLKELTTYLDDFLNIDGINDTCFNGLQVEGKNEVKKIAFAVDACIDSFDHAIAAQADMLIVHHGQFWEFTNPSITSWNKKRIQKLLDNNISLYAAHLPLDRHKEVGNNAQLLKLLDAEINRPFYTKKGGNIGWIGKTKNKIKLADIANRLNNQLQTECIVVPFGNPDIETISVISGGGGYGGFWESLKENVDLYITGDSADIFQTAKDAQINVIFAGHYATETVGLKALAQHLHDTFNIETEFIELPTGL